A window of the Buteo buteo chromosome 8, bButBut1.hap1.1, whole genome shotgun sequence genome harbors these coding sequences:
- the LPAR5 gene encoding lysophosphatidic acid receptor 5 yields MSASNMSRTCKDYSFHHHLLLPGYILIFITGLMLNVMALWIFIRYLRLKSVVMIYMVNLAVSDLTFTLPLPLRLYYYSNHHWPFGNTLCQVSGSVFQINMYGSCLFLMCINLDRYVAIVHPLRWRHLRRPKVAKLLCLIVWVVIFMGSIPTAIVHKQNHCEVQNQTIYLCFESFSDNMWQNNLFPLVVLAEILGFLLPLSSVTYCSIRIFQELCQDSQTKTLRQQKTIRLLLVNLVIFIICFVPYNTTLAVYGMIKARVVKAEQETQVSVRQVLITTMLLASMNCTLDPLIYYFSTEGFRNTFKKLRRGQAWDSDIGTLKKQVVHNKSTRGHAVSKVKQFPLGDFICPNESLPSLPTAVFLNGPIEDSEI; encoded by the coding sequence ATGTCAGCTTCCAATATGTCTCGGACATGCAAGGATTACAGcttccaccaccacctcctcctgcccggCTACATCCTGATATTCATTACAGGTTTGATGCTGAACGTGATGGCCCTATGGATATTCATCCGCTACCTGCGCCTGAAGTCTGTGGTGATGATCTACATGGTCAACCTGGCCGTGAGCGACCTCACCTTCACGCTCCCTCTGCCGCTGCGACTCTACTACTATTCCAACCACCACTGGCCTTTTGGTAACACCCTGTGCCAGGTCTCTGGCTCCGTCTTCCAGATCAACATGTATGGTAGCTGCCTCTTCCTCATGTGCATCAACCTGGATCGCTACGTTGCCATTGTCCACCCGCTTCGCTGGAGGCATCTGCGGCGCCCCAAGGTGGCCAAGCTCCTTTGCCTGATCGTCTGGGTTGTGATCTTCATGGGCTCCATCCCCACAGCCATAGTCCACAAGCAAAACCACTGCGAGGTGCAGAACCAGACCATTTATCTGTGCTTTGAAAGCTTTAGTGACAACATGTGGCAGAATAACCTCTTCCCCCTCGTCGTCCTGGCTGAAATCTTGGGGTTTCTCCTGCCTCTCAGCTCTGTGACATACTGCTCGATTCGGATCTTTCAGGAGCTCTGCCAGGACAGCCAGACGAAGACCCTGCGACAGCAGAAGACCATCCGTCTCCTCTTGGTCAATCTGGTCATCTTCATCATTTGCTTTGTGCCCTACAACACTACCCTGGCAGTTTATGGGATGATAAAGGCCCGGGTGGTGAAGGCTGAGCAAGAAACACAGGTCTCCGTGCGCCAAGTATTAATTACAACAATGCTGTTGGCCAGCATGAACTGCACGCTGGACCCCTTGATCTACTACTTCAGTACCGAGGGTTTCCGTAACACCTTTAAGAAACTGCGGCGGGGACAAGCCTGGGACTCAGACATAGGGACACTTAAGAAGCAGGTTGTGCACAATAAGTCAACCCGAGGCCACGCTGTCTCAAAAGTGAAACAGTTCCCACTGGGGGACTTCATCTGTCCCAATGAATCTTTGCCATCGCTTCCTACTGCAGTATTTTTGAATGGCCCTATCGAGGACTCGGAAATATAA